The genomic window ATAACCCTTAACCGGGCTGCCCTTCAGCAGGGTGCGAGCTACCAGATAGATCGCAGAGAAAGAAGCCAGGCCGGATACCACGAATCCAAGATAGGAGGCGAATCGCAATGGGACCTGACTGAAGGAGGTGATGCCGTCAAGTGCGAATTGCCAGAGCTTCTGGTAGCTCCACTTCGATCTCCCCGCATGGCGTGGCTCGCGATGATAATAGACGCTGGCGGTTCGAAATCCCAGCCAGGCAAACAGTCCCTTCATGAACCGTCGGCGTTCCGGAAGCGCCTTCAGAGCATCGAGTGTGGGACGGGAGAGCAGGCGAAGGTCTCCGGTGTTTGGTGGGATCTCCACGATGCTCATGCAGTTGATGGCTCTGTAGAATGCATACGAGCTGATCTTCTTTAGCCAGGATTCTCCCTTGCGCGAGATGCGAACTGCATTGACGACATCAAACCCTTCTCGCCATTTGGCAAGCATGCGGGGAATGATCTCCGGGGGATCCTGCAGATCTGCGTCCAGAGGAATGGCGCACTGCCCTCTTGCGTGAGCCAATCCCGCAGTGAGCGCGGCCTCCTTTCCGAAATTACGGGAGAGATCGATGACGACGACGCGCGGGTCTTCCTGATAGAGCTGGATCAACCGGTCGAGCGTCTCATCGGTGCTGCCATCATTGACACAGATCATCTCCCATTCTTCGTGGGAGCTGTCCATGACGTCCCGCATGCGCGCGTACAAGGCGGGGAGATTCTCGGATTCGTTATAGCAGGGGACGATGACCGAAACGGTCGGGCCTTGCGGCGAATGTCCCGTCATGCGCGAAGCCTCGTTTCGATCGCGTATTTCAAGCCGCGAACCCGATACGCTACTCACAAGCCCTCCCTCGAAACCGGAAGGAAGATCCGCTTGCTTCATTCCTCCGGGTTCCCCATCTTCGTTGCAGGTCGACATATAGACCCAGTGAGAAACCGGTTGTCCGCCCCGCATCCGTACCCCTCGGTGGCATTCGCTGCAGCGCTCCTGGGCGAGTGCCTGCGGAAAGGCCGCCCATCGGATGCCGAAGGGGGGAATAAAGAAGTTCGTCATGGGGTCAAAGCCTCGTATTACCGGATCAATCCATTTAACCCCTGGTTTGAGAAAAAGTTTCTTTCGGGTTCGCCATCGAGGAGAAATTTCCATGGCGATCTTTCGATGTCGGCTTTGCTGATTGGCGCGGTGCGCAGAGGGGCCAGCGCGCTTCGGGGGAGGAAAGAGAGGTTTTGGGCTTGAACCCGCTGCGATCTGCTGGCGGCAGCTCGCTCCTTCGGTTACGACTCCGGGCTTGAGCAGGCTGCTTCTGCGGCGAAAGAGCGATGTCCAGACTGGATCGTCAATGAAGTTGCCTCCAGTGTCCCAGCCCTCGCTAACCGAGCCTGAGCCTGACCCCTTGTGCGTCGGAAGGTCCTGCGACCCGCCGGTCCCTTTTCGGCATTGGCCGGGCATGTGAAAAACCCTTTCGCTTTGGGCGACGGCATGCCATGTAGAGGC from Methylacidimicrobium sp. B4 includes these protein-coding regions:
- a CDS encoding glycosyltransferase family 2 protein, producing MTGHSPQGPTVSVIVPCYNESENLPALYARMRDVMDSSHEEWEMICVNDGSTDETLDRLIQLYQEDPRVVVIDLSRNFGKEAALTAGLAHARGQCAIPLDADLQDPPEIIPRMLAKWREGFDVVNAVRISRKGESWLKKISSYAFYRAINCMSIVEIPPNTGDLRLLSRPTLDALKALPERRRFMKGLFAWLGFRTASVYYHREPRHAGRSKWSYQKLWQFALDGITSFSQVPLRFASYLGFVVSGLASFSAIYLVARTLLKGSPVKGYPSIMVTLLFLGGVQLMALGVIGEYLGRTYEECKQRPIYLVRRIWSHKDVDEA